DNA sequence from the Thermus sp. LT1-2-5 genome:
GGGAGGTGGGCAGAACGGAAACTAAAGGGGTTCTCGGAGGTGAAGGAGGTGCTGGAGAAGATGCTTCAGGAGCGGTATGCCCCCCGTACACAGACTCTTACACATAACTCTTGACACGACCGGTCAGGGTGGTGCTGCCCGCGTCCAGAATCAGGGTGTCGCCCTCCTCAATGGGCTCCAGGGCAGCCTTGGCGATGGCCTGCTTCTCGGCCTGCTGGAGGCGAATCTTCTCCCGGAAGGAGGGGTTGAAGAGGGTCTTGTGGGTGTAGGTGGCCCCGCCGTGGGTGCGGTGCAGCAGGCCGCGGGCCTCGAGCTCGCTCAGGTCCTTGCGGATGGTCACCTGGCTCACCCCAAAGGTGGCCGACAGCTCCTCAACCAGCACCGACCCCTTCTGCTCCAGTAGCGCAATAATCTTGCTGCGCCGTTCCTCGCTCCGCACCGCCCGCCTCCCCCACCAACATACCCCGAAAACTCAGCCTTCCCCACCGCCCACGGGCAGCCGGAGGGGGCGGCCCGCCCAGTCCTGGCGCATCCAGGCCCAAGCCGGGTCGTCCACCGGGGGGGTGGCGCGGGCCTCCTCCACCGCCTCCCCGGCCATGTAGTTGAGGTAGTAAACGTTGGAGCCGGGCGGGGCGGCCACCGGGTAGTAGCCCCGGGGCACCAGGATCAGGTCGCCGTCTTGGGCCAGCAAAAGCTCGTCCAGGCCGTCCTCGGGGCTGTATTGCGGTGGATGGCGAAGCCGTGGGCGGGTTGGATCTTGTAGTAGTAGGTCTC
Encoded proteins:
- a CDS encoding DeoR/GlpR family DNA-binding transcription regulator, which codes for MRSEERRSKIIALLEQKGSVLVEELSATFGVSQVTIRKDLSELEARGLLHRTHGGATYTHKTLFNPSFREKIRLQQAEKQAIAKAALEPIEEGDTLILDAGSTTLTGRVKSYV